From the genome of Candidatus Hydrogenedentota bacterium:
CTGCTGAGTGGACCGCCGCGCGAAGGACCCGGGCTGCGTGGTGTACAAGCCTTCGAACCGACACAAAAAAATACGCGCGGCAATATGTTGTTCAAACGTTCCTTTTGGCTCGCCCGACAGTACAGTGTGGGCACGATGCCGGGTAAACAAGACTTTTTCCCCGCAGCAACAACGGTCTTTTTAGAGGAAGGAGCGGAGGTTGCCATCCCACAGGTGGAAGAAGGCGCTCTTCCTCATTCTGCCGTATCGGATCATGTACAGGTCACGGACGTCACTGCGCCTGCCGTGCTTTTCACTCCCACGGCAGCGGGTAAAAAACGGAGCCTGAATTTTGAGGTGGAATTGCCCACATCTGCACCGGGTCGTCCTGCAGGCAGCGCGGGGGCGCTCCACAGCTCACTTGTTTATGCGTATGTTTGCGAGGGCGGCGCGCAGGTTGATTTTAAGTTTAGCTTTCCGGGAACGGACCGTAGTGAAATGGGGCTGCAGCATGTGGCGCGGTCTACAGGCGGCAAAGAGCGGGAGGTGGAAGTGCCGCTTCCCGATTTTGCGCGCCTCCGTGGGAATATCGTTATTGAGAACAAAGGGCAGCAAGAATTCCGCTTCACACGGATACAGATCAAATCGGACTTGGATGATGAAGATGGTTTGATTCAGATTCAGGCGCGAAGCTTGAACACCGTTGATTTAGAAGTGGGACCACTGCCTGAGCATCGTGTACTGACCTTCTTGGATTCTTGGTATCCCGGATGGGTTGCTTATGTTAATGGCGAGCAGGTACCCTTATTACGCGCTGATGGACACTTCAAAGCGGTGGCGCTGCCGCCCGGCACGCATCGTGTTCACTTTGCGTTTAGACCGCGCTTAACCTATTTTTCGCTTTGTCTTTCAGTGGCAGCATTGATTGCCGCTCTTTCGTTTCTTATTATCTGTTGGCGTTTCCGACTGCCGGGTGTTTCACCTGATTTCAATACGCATTTTACGGTAGTCATGCGTTTGGATAAAAGCAGTAAGCGCCAACCTCCTACCTTTTTATAAAACCTAATTTCGGCTGAGGATCTCGTTGAAAAACAACGGTGTTCTCAAAGCATCATCTTGTAGAAGAAAGTAGTATTATGACAGATAATTCTCATGCTCCTGCCGCCGCAGCTGTTACAGCGCAAGAAAATGAATCGACCGCCGTTGCGCCTGTTAAAAAAACGCGTATGTTGTCGGTGGACGCCCTGCGTGGCTTCGATATGTTTTGGATTATTGGCGGGAAAGAATTTTTTCTTGCCCTCGTGGGCTTACTCTATTTTTGGGGTGAGATTCCCGAATGGCTTTATTTCCAATTGGATCATGTGAAATGGGAAGGCTTTGCTGCATGGGATTTGATCATGCCCCTCTTCCTCTTTGTTTCGGGCGTCACGATTCCTTTCGCACTTTCATTGAAGGAAGGCGAGACCCGAGATTGGAAAGTTTTTTATAAACGCCTGTTCCGGCGTGTAGTGCTCCTGTGGATCTTTGGCATGATCGCGCAAGGTAATCTTCTCGAAATCCATCAAAAGACCCTTTATTTTTATTCCAATACGTTGCAGTCCATTGCCGCGGGCTATGTGATCGCTGTCCTCGCCTATTGCTATCTGAAACGGCCCATGCAGATTCTTTTGTGTGGCGTGCTGTTAATAGTGTACTGGCTGCTCATGATGTTTGTGCCCGTCCCCGGCGCGGGCGGCTGGGCATTGGAACCGGACACCAACCTCGCCCTATGGCTCGATTCCGTGGCGCTTGGCAAGTTCCGCAGTCAGACGACGACCTACGCCTGGATACTGCCCAGTCTCGGCTTTGGCGCGTCTGTGCTCTTAGGCTCTTTTGCGGGGCAGGTGCTGCGCGGGTCGGGGACACCGCTGCGC
Proteins encoded in this window:
- a CDS encoding YfhO family protein, producing LLSGPPREGPGLRGVQAFEPTQKNTRGNMLFKRSFWLARQYSVGTMPGKQDFFPAATTVFLEEGAEVAIPQVEEGALPHSAVSDHVQVTDVTAPAVLFTPTAAGKKRSLNFEVELPTSAPGRPAGSAGALHSSLVYAYVCEGGAQVDFKFSFPGTDRSEMGLQHVARSTGGKEREVEVPLPDFARLRGNIVIENKGQQEFRFTRIQIKSDLDDEDGLIQIQARSLNTVDLEVGPLPEHRVLTFLDSWYPGWVAYVNGEQVPLLRADGHFKAVALPPGTHRVHFAFRPRLTYFSLCLSVAALIAALSFLIICWRFRLPGVSPDFNTHFTVVMRLDKSSKRQPPTFL
- a CDS encoding DUF5009 domain-containing protein; its protein translation is MTDNSHAPAAAAVTAQENESTAVAPVKKTRMLSVDALRGFDMFWIIGGKEFFLALVGLLYFWGEIPEWLYFQLDHVKWEGFAAWDLIMPLFLFVSGVTIPFALSLKEGETRDWKVFYKRLFRRVVLLWIFGMIAQGNLLEIHQKTLYFYSNTLQSIAAGYVIAVLAYCYLKRPMQILLCGVLLIVYWLLMMFVPVPGAGGWALEPDTNLALWLDSVALGKFRSQTTTYAWILPSLGFGASVLLGSFAGQVLRGSGTPLRRFQNLMLLGVGCLFFGWLWSFHFPIIKHLWTSSMVLWAAGWSFLLLALFYLVVDIWQWQRWAYPFVVIGANAIAVYMAVHIVHLDKLFQKCPVLGAMAKVGPFIGATLVLLILWIPLWIMYRKKIFLRV